One Sphingomicrobium marinum genomic window carries:
- a CDS encoding FGGY family carbohydrate kinase: MKILVLDEGTSSTRALLFDETGLIIDSEQQPVQCVYPRPGWVEQDANAIWEATESVAAKVIDRAGGAAAIAAIGITNQRETVVAWDRETGRPLAPAIVWQDRRTAKACQLLRDGGHEELVQERSGLLLDPYFSASKMRWLLDHEVAVADAAARGVLAFGTIDCWLRFKLMGRFETDASNASRTALMALETSQWDDDLCALFDVPRSALPDITDMAGDLGSCDFFGEPIRVAASVGDQQAATLGQACVGPGMAKATFGTGLFALASTGGRRPNSDHRLLATLLYQQGDARLYALEGSVFVAGSLVQWLRDMAGLVGSAQETETLARSVEDNGGVTIIPAFTGLGAPHWRADLTGSIHGLTFGVTRAHLVRAALEAVVHSAVDLAEAFAADGAPWRELKVDGGMIANDWLAQDLADISGATVSRPENVESTARGAAILAAVGVGLHETLERAIETMLPSFECFKPAIAEEHRKRRRAQWRHRLLAALQSV; this comes from the coding sequence ATGAAGATCCTCGTCCTCGACGAAGGCACCAGCTCGACGCGGGCGCTGCTGTTCGACGAGACAGGCCTGATCATCGATAGCGAACAGCAGCCGGTGCAGTGCGTCTATCCGCGCCCGGGGTGGGTCGAACAGGATGCGAATGCGATCTGGGAGGCCACGGAAAGCGTCGCTGCTAAAGTCATCGACCGGGCGGGCGGCGCGGCGGCCATCGCGGCCATCGGCATCACCAACCAGCGCGAAACCGTGGTGGCGTGGGACAGGGAAACGGGCCGGCCGCTGGCACCGGCGATCGTCTGGCAGGATCGCCGCACGGCAAAGGCCTGCCAGCTATTGCGAGACGGCGGGCATGAGGAACTGGTGCAGGAGCGCAGCGGCCTGCTGCTCGATCCCTATTTCAGCGCCTCCAAGATGCGCTGGTTGCTGGACCACGAAGTTGCCGTCGCCGATGCCGCGGCGCGCGGGGTGCTGGCCTTCGGGACGATCGATTGCTGGCTGCGCTTCAAGCTGATGGGCCGGTTCGAGACCGATGCGAGCAACGCCAGCCGGACCGCATTGATGGCGCTCGAGACATCGCAATGGGACGATGATCTTTGCGCCCTATTCGACGTGCCGCGTTCCGCGCTGCCCGACATTACCGACATGGCCGGTGACCTCGGGTCGTGCGACTTCTTTGGCGAACCCATCCGCGTGGCGGCATCGGTTGGCGACCAGCAGGCCGCGACACTTGGCCAGGCCTGTGTCGGACCGGGTATGGCAAAGGCAACGTTCGGCACCGGCCTGTTCGCGTTGGCCTCGACCGGTGGAAGGCGGCCCAACAGCGACCATCGGCTGCTGGCGACACTGCTCTACCAGCAGGGTGATGCGAGACTTTATGCCCTCGAAGGATCCGTCTTCGTGGCTGGCAGCCTCGTCCAGTGGCTGCGCGATATGGCTGGACTGGTCGGTAGTGCGCAGGAAACGGAAACTCTTGCGCGCAGCGTCGAGGATAATGGCGGCGTCACCATCATCCCGGCATTCACCGGATTGGGGGCGCCGCACTGGCGCGCCGACCTCACAGGGTCGATCCATGGCCTGACCTTCGGGGTGACGCGGGCCCACTTGGTGCGCGCCGCGCTGGAAGCGGTGGTGCACAGCGCCGTCGACCTTGCCGAAGCCTTTGCCGCCGATGGCGCGCCGTGGCGCGAGCTCAAGGTCGATGGCGGCATGATCGCCAACGACTGGCTGGCGCAGGATCTGGCCGATATCAGCGGCGCCACCGTCTCGCGACCCGAAAATGTCGAGAGTACGGCGCGCGGCGCGGCGATCCTGGCAGCGGTCGGTGTGGGTCTTCACGAAACCCTCGAACGGGCGATCGAGACCATGTTGCCAAGCTTCGAATGCTTCAAACCCGCGATTGCAGAAGAGCACCGCAAAAGGCGCCGCGCGCAGTGGCGTCATCGGCTGCTGGCAGCGCTTCAAAGCGTCTGA